The Streptococcus parasanguinis genomic sequence TAATTTAGCACCGGTCACGGTCAAATTCATGACATTGTTTTCAACTTGACCGGTCATGGTTAAATCTAGATAGCTATCGATTGGCCCTAATGATACAGGAACTTTGACATGAAGGTCATTGCCATCCATTCCTAATGCCATCTTTTGATAGTCAGAATTGTCAAGGGCGGATCCAGCACTTGTTTTTACGACCTGACTCAATTGCACTGAATTGAGACTTAGCTCAGTTGAGAGCCCTTCCGTGCTCACAGAGGCGTTTGAAACAGCATTTTGAGCCAACTCAATCAAAGAACTCCCTGCCTGCACATTTCTCAGTTGCTCCCCTTCAGGGATAGATCCAGGAACCAACAAGATCACTAATAACATAAATAAAACGATCACCATGCCAATTAGGCGTCTCATCCACTTAAACATCTGCTCCTCCAATACGTGAAAAGTTGTATTCTTATTGTACCCTAAATCTAAAGAAATTGCGACTAAGAGGGGCCTTTAGAAAGCAAAAGAGAGCGTGGGACAGAAATCGGTAATTCGTTAGAATTCGATTTCGTCGTCCCACCTCCGCACAGTTGAGTAGGGCTGTAAAAGCTGATGAAATCAGCGTAGTAGAGCCCACTCAACCACTGCGTCTTACTCGACAATCCAAAAACAATTGAGAGGCTAGGACTTTTGTCCCAACCTCTCTCTGTGCATTATTTCGATTTAATATAGTTAACACCATCTGCTTTTGGCGCAACTGCTTGTCCAAAGAAGGCTGCCAAGACAACCATGGTCAAAACGTAAGGCGCAATTTGCAAGTAGATGGATGGGATCCCTTTAAGCAAAGGCAATTGATTCCCGATAACAGCCAAACTTTGAGAAGCTCCAAAGAAGAGACTAGCAAGCATGGCCCCGATTGGGTTCCATTTCCCGAAAATCATAGCCGCAAGGGCGATAAATCCAGGACCTACAATAGTCGTCACCGCGAAGTTAACAGAAACTGACTGAGCGTAAATGGCTCCTCCGATTCCTGCTAGGGCACCAGAGATCATCACTCCTAAGTATCGCATTCTATATACATTGATTCCCAATGTATCTGCTGCTTGTGGGTGTTCACCAACTGAACGAAGACGCAATCCAAATTTCGTCTTGAACATGATAAACCAAGCAAAGAATGAAAAGAGAATCGCAACCCAACCAATGATGCTGGCATTGTTGAAGAAAATATCTCCAATGACCGGAATTTTAGATAAGACCGGAATCGATGTTTTTCCAAAGGCAACTTTGATATTATCAGTTTGCCCCTTGTTGTACATTGCTTTGACAAGGAAGACCGCCAATGGTGGTGCCATCAAGTTCAATACCGTACCTGAGACGATATGGTCAGCACGGAAATGAATGGTTGCCACCGCGTGGATCAAGGAGAAGAGTACTCCAATCCCTGCAGCAACGATCAAGGACAACCATGGTGTTAAACTTCCTAACGTAGGCTCAAAAGTCAAGTTAAAGATAATACCTGAGAAGGCTCCCATAACCATGATTCCTTCCAGACCAACGTTAACAACCCCAGCGTGTTCTGAGTATGCTCCTCCGATACTTGTGAAGATCAGCGGCGCTGCATACACAATCATAGAGGAAACAAGAATACTTAAAATCGTTACAATACTCATTAGTTTGCTCCTCCTTTTTTAGCTGAACGCATCGAGATCATCTTTTCAATAATGTAGTGGGCACATACGAAGAAGATAATAGATGCTGTCACAATTTGAACGACTTCTTCAGGGATTGCAGCTGGTTTCATACCAACTCCCCCAATTTGAAGTGCACCAAACAAGAAGGCAGCAAATGGAATACCAATTGGTGAATTCATCGCAAGAAGGGCTACGGCCATTCCGTTAAATCCAACACTCATCGAGCTGGTTTGAACGTAGACATTTGAGTAAATCCCCAGACCTTCTGCTACCCCACCGATACCAGCAAGAGCACCAGAAATGATCATAGAAAGGATAATGGTCCGTTTTGCAGACATCCCAGCGTATTCTGCCGCATTCGCATTGAGACCAACGGCACGGATTTCAAAACCAAGTGTTGTTTTCTTCATCAAGAACCAGATGACCACCACTGCGATGATGGCAAAGAAGATCCCGATGTTCATTTGTGATTTGTCTGTCAAATTACGCAACCACTCCGTTTGGTAGACAGCGTTGGCTCCCACATCAATGGTTGAGTCCTTGTTTTTCATCAAGGAAGCTGGGAAGCTATGAATCAAGGCATTCCCACCATAGAGAACAATGTAGTTCATCATAATGGTGATAATGACCTCACTGGTTCCGAGATAGGCACGAAGGAAACCAGGAATCGCTCCAATAAATCCACCTGCAATAGCCGCAATCAAAACGGTCATCGGAATCATCAGTAAGCGAGGCATATTTGGGAAGGAGAGGGCAAACCAAGTCGCCATGATCCATCCTGCAAAAGCCTGACCAGGAAGTCCAACGTTAAAGAAGCCGGCCCGGCTAGCTACTGAAAATCCAAGAGCAACCAAAATCAGTGGCCCCATGGCACGGGAAATATTTCCCCAACTCTTAATCGAACCAAAGGCTTTTTTAAACAGCAATTCATATCCCCAAAGGGCATCATAGCTGAAGGCCCACATAATAATGGCACCCAAGACCAATCCTAAAAGGACAGACACCAATGGAACGGCAATTTGTTTTAAATTCTTATTCATTTGATGCTCCCTCCTTTACTTGGCCTCCTGCCATGAGGATTCCAAGTTCTTGCTTATTCGTTGTTTCAGGGGTTACGATCCCTTGGATCTTCCCATCATGAATAACCGCAATACGGTCAGAAACATTCAAAATTTCATCTAATTCAAAGCTGACAACCAGAACGGCTTTTCCATTATCCCGTTCTTGGATCAAACGTTTGTGGATATATTCAATCGCTCCAACGTCCAATCCACGAGTTGGCTGGCTGACGATT encodes the following:
- a CDS encoding ABC transporter permease, with amino-acid sequence MSIVTILSILVSSMIVYAAPLIFTSIGGAYSEHAGVVNVGLEGIMVMGAFSGIIFNLTFEPTLGSLTPWLSLIVAAGIGVLFSLIHAVATIHFRADHIVSGTVLNLMAPPLAVFLVKAMYNKGQTDNIKVAFGKTSIPVLSKIPVIGDIFFNNASIIGWVAILFSFFAWFIMFKTKFGLRLRSVGEHPQAADTLGINVYRMRYLGVMISGALAGIGGAIYAQSVSVNFAVTTIVGPGFIALAAMIFGKWNPIGAMLASLFFGASQSLAVIGNQLPLLKGIPSIYLQIAPYVLTMVVLAAFFGQAVAPKADGVNYIKSK
- a CDS encoding ABC transporter permease; the encoded protein is MNKNLKQIAVPLVSVLLGLVLGAIIMWAFSYDALWGYELLFKKAFGSIKSWGNISRAMGPLILVALGFSVASRAGFFNVGLPGQAFAGWIMATWFALSFPNMPRLLMIPMTVLIAAIAGGFIGAIPGFLRAYLGTSEVIITIMMNYIVLYGGNALIHSFPASLMKNKDSTIDVGANAVYQTEWLRNLTDKSQMNIGIFFAIIAVVVIWFLMKKTTLGFEIRAVGLNANAAEYAGMSAKRTIILSMIISGALAGIGGVAEGLGIYSNVYVQTSSMSVGFNGMAVALLAMNSPIGIPFAAFLFGALQIGGVGMKPAAIPEEVVQIVTASIIFFVCAHYIIEKMISMRSAKKGGAN